One Bradyrhizobium sp. ISRA464 genomic window carries:
- a CDS encoding acyl-CoA dehydrogenase, with the protein MDLTLSDEQRLLRESADRFVAETFTAEHRKKSANDPLGFSPAIWKQFAELGWLALPISEAHGGLGGGAIEIGILMEAFGRGLVSEPFLSTVVIGAALVAECGTEAQKQAILPKVAEGALTLAFAHSERAARFDLAHVETTATRTADGWRLNGRKIAVLDGAAANQIIVSARVTNANGASGKLGLFLVQAGAPGLALRDYARLGGGRGCSLELEDAALPTGALLGDGSDALPAIEAVVDRAMAALGAEAVGIMQTLLDTTLEYTKIRKQFGRPLSANQVIRHRLADMAMQCDEARSMALRAALMTGAEPVERGRAASGAKAKIGKCARFVAEQSVQLHGAMGVTEELDIGSYFKRLLAFDTLFGGSAHHYRRHAALSGRVQD; encoded by the coding sequence ATGGACCTGACCTTAAGCGACGAGCAGCGCCTGCTGCGCGAGAGTGCCGACCGCTTCGTGGCGGAAACCTTTACGGCCGAGCATCGCAAGAAAAGCGCGAACGACCCGCTCGGCTTCTCGCCTGCAATCTGGAAGCAGTTCGCCGAGCTTGGCTGGCTGGCGTTACCGATCAGCGAAGCCCATGGCGGGCTTGGCGGCGGCGCGATCGAGATCGGAATCCTGATGGAAGCGTTCGGGCGCGGACTGGTGTCCGAGCCGTTTCTCTCGACGGTCGTGATCGGTGCCGCGCTGGTCGCCGAATGCGGCACCGAAGCGCAGAAGCAGGCAATCCTGCCCAAGGTTGCGGAAGGCGCGCTCACTCTCGCGTTCGCGCATTCGGAGCGCGCCGCGCGGTTCGATCTCGCGCATGTCGAGACGACGGCCACCAGGACCGCCGACGGATGGCGGTTGAACGGCCGCAAGATCGCCGTGCTTGATGGCGCCGCCGCCAACCAGATCATCGTCTCCGCCCGCGTGACCAACGCGAATGGCGCCTCCGGCAAGCTTGGCCTGTTCCTGGTGCAGGCAGGTGCGCCCGGCCTCGCTCTGCGCGATTACGCGCGGCTCGGCGGCGGCCGAGGCTGCAGCCTCGAGCTGGAAGACGCAGCGCTTCCCACCGGCGCCCTGCTCGGCGACGGCAGCGATGCTCTGCCCGCGATCGAAGCCGTGGTCGATCGCGCGATGGCCGCGCTCGGCGCGGAAGCCGTCGGCATCATGCAGACGCTGCTCGACACCACGCTCGAATACACCAAGATCCGCAAGCAGTTCGGGCGCCCGCTGTCGGCCAACCAGGTCATTCGCCATCGCCTCGCCGACATGGCGATGCAGTGCGACGAGGCACGCTCGATGGCGCTGCGCGCGGCGCTGATGACCGGTGCGGAGCCGGTTGAACGCGGCCGCGCGGCCTCGGGCGCCAAAGCCAAGATCGGCAAATGCGCGCGCTTCGTCGCCGAGCAATCGGTGCAGCTCCACGGTGCCATGGGCGTCACCGAGGAGCTTGACATCGGTTCCTATTTCAAGCGGCTGCTTGCCTTCGACACACTGTTCGGCGGCAGCGCCCATCATTATCGCCGTCACGCCGCCCTGAGCGGACGGGTGCAAGACTAA
- a CDS encoding enoyl-CoA hydratase has product MTTTEQYETIVVERPEPAIARVVMNRPEARNAQNLQMTYDLNTAFDRAVQDDAVKVIILAGNGPHFSAGHDLRPAGKNQAGVDFPPVGNWGGFAEPNAHGRFAREQEIYLQITRRWRNLAKPTIAEVHGKCIAGGLMLAWACDLIVASHDAEFCDPVVTMGVCGVEWFVHPWELGARKAKEMLFTADVWSADEAHRLGMVNHVVPRGDLSPFTLDLARRIAAKPTFALKLSKEAVNRSVDIMGQPAAIDQAFALHQLCHAHNLQEFGMVVDPAGLHPSVRKNANVK; this is encoded by the coding sequence ATGACAACAACAGAACAATACGAGACAATTGTCGTCGAACGGCCGGAGCCCGCGATCGCGCGGGTGGTGATGAACCGCCCCGAGGCGCGCAACGCCCAGAACCTGCAGATGACCTACGACCTCAACACCGCCTTCGACCGGGCGGTGCAGGACGACGCGGTCAAGGTCATCATCCTCGCCGGCAATGGTCCGCATTTCTCGGCCGGCCACGACCTGCGGCCTGCGGGGAAGAATCAGGCGGGCGTGGATTTCCCGCCGGTCGGAAATTGGGGTGGCTTCGCCGAGCCGAACGCCCATGGCCGCTTCGCGCGCGAGCAGGAGATTTATCTGCAGATCACCCGGCGCTGGCGCAATCTCGCCAAGCCAACGATCGCGGAAGTCCACGGCAAGTGTATCGCCGGCGGGCTGATGCTGGCCTGGGCCTGCGATCTCATCGTCGCGAGCCACGACGCCGAGTTCTGCGATCCCGTGGTGACGATGGGCGTCTGCGGCGTCGAATGGTTCGTGCATCCCTGGGAGCTGGGTGCGCGCAAGGCCAAGGAGATGCTGTTCACCGCGGACGTCTGGAGCGCCGATGAGGCGCATCGCCTCGGCATGGTCAATCACGTGGTGCCGCGCGGCGATCTCTCGCCCTTCACGCTCGATCTGGCGCGCAGGATCGCGGCCAAGCCGACGTTTGCGCTGAAGCTTTCCAAGGAAGCGGTCAACCGCTCCGTCGACATCATGGGGCAGCCCGCCGCGATCGACCAGGCCTTCGCGCTGCATCAGCTCTGCCACGCGCACAACCTCCAGGAATTCGGAATGGTAGTGGACCCCGCCGGGCTTCACCCTTCCGTCAGAAAAAACGCCAATGTGAAGTAG
- a CDS encoding LemA family protein gives MRKFWTVLAALATLSLTNCGYNAIQTNDEQVKSAWSEVVNQYQRRADLVPNLVNSVKGFAQQEKDVLLGVTNARAKVGSIQATPEVLNDPNAFQKFTQAQGELTSALSRLLIVTENYPQLKSDALFRDLMAQLEGTENRITVARNRYIKAVQGYNVGIRTFPNNLTAMVFGYKDKPNFTVDNEKEISTAPKVDFNPSPAPAPSK, from the coding sequence ATGCGCAAGTTTTGGACCGTGCTGGCAGCGCTGGCTACATTGAGCCTGACCAATTGCGGCTACAACGCGATCCAGACCAATGACGAACAGGTCAAGTCGGCCTGGTCGGAGGTGGTGAACCAGTACCAGCGGCGGGCCGACCTCGTGCCGAACCTGGTCAACTCGGTGAAGGGCTTTGCGCAGCAAGAGAAGGATGTTCTGCTCGGCGTCACCAATGCACGCGCCAAGGTCGGCAGCATCCAGGCGACACCCGAGGTGCTCAATGACCCCAACGCATTCCAGAAGTTCACGCAGGCGCAGGGTGAGCTCACCAGCGCGCTCTCGCGGCTGCTGATTGTGACCGAAAACTATCCGCAGCTCAAGTCGGATGCACTGTTCCGCGACCTGATGGCGCAGCTCGAAGGCACCGAGAACCGCATCACCGTGGCGCGCAACCGCTACATCAAGGCGGTGCAGGGCTACAACGTCGGCATCCGCACCTTCCCGAACAATCTGACCGCCATGGTGTTCGGCTACAAGGACAAGCCCAACTTCACGGTCGATAATGAGAAGGAGATCTCGACCGCGCCGAAGGTCGATTTCAACCCATCGCCGGCTCCTGCGCCGTCGAAGTAG